In Tenebrio molitor chromosome 1, icTenMoli1.1, whole genome shotgun sequence, the sequence aaatggtataaaataaaacatttgtaGGAGTTGATTTACCacacattacatttattatttaaatcgttatatttttattttctcttcgtttccaattattttaaatatctaaaaaatgtttttgcgaattttacTTTTGCATAATAATCTTTGTGGATTATTTTTTGGAAACTGGAATTTGCTACCTAACTCGTTCGCAGTTTTATTTACTTGATGTACAGGTCGAGCGTTGACGTCAATTTTATAAAGtagataaattattttacctacaaaattatttacctgatatctttttataaaagtaatgaacattttaaaagaaaaaaaaaattcaacaactGCATAACTATTACGAAGATAGCAAACATTTTGTTTGGAGATGACGCTTATTAAGTCAACCAAAAATAATGCtgctgtataaaaaaaaatacaaatattgtCAAAGAAAAGTGAAGAATAAATTGTGAcggtaaaaatgcaaaaagaaTTTTGAATTCTGGGAAGATACTTTTCGTCACTAAGATGTTAAACATATTAATGGAAAAAACTAATATTTACATTAATGACAGGCAGATGCGGAGAACGCAAAAATATATCAAGGACTGCAAGGAAAAAGCATAAGAGGCAGGGACAGCAAGAAACAGTcggataaaaataaacagtgATGCTACTTTTATAGAAAAGAGAAGAATTGAATGATTTTATTGTGTTTATCActgaaactaatttttttttaatccacgATAAAGATCTGAATGTGTACGTCATTACCACGTAGATAATTCAATATTAAGTAAAAATGTtgacgagaaaaaaaaatgcacaattatgtAATTCACATTTACGCTAATAAAATTATCTactctaattaaataaaaacattaaaaagttaagagaaaaaaaaatttctataccAACTCTTGTGacctcaaaaaattaaaacttaccATGTAGCCGCCTCAAACAATACGCTGTACCAGATTTAACATGAATTGCTTTGTACATTGACGCTTGATATCCCAAATGGGTTTTGTGAAGGGAATTGCTTGGTATACGTTCTAAGGGGCACAATTCATGGTAACTGTCTACTTGTGGAAGAtctaaatagaaaaaaaagttactcAATTATACAACATTACCTCATTTACTTAAAactacaatttgaatttttgttcaattatCTATTTTTGGCAAAAGAATGAAAAGTACACACGGAGATGTTAACGGTTGAAACACCTTTTCCCGATGTCGGTAATGAAGTAAACTACATAGTGTTAATCACCTGCATACTGCTGATTGTTCTGCATCAGCGTGAGCACGTTTCTGTTCATCATCTCCATCTGCAGGTCTTTTGATATGAAAAATGACGAGTCTTGTTTTGATTTGAGTGATGCAATGTGATTTGGTGTACCCGGATACACATTGTAATCTGACGTTACATTACTGTTTATAACAACATCTGTAGCATGGCAGGTTTCTGAAGTGGTCGGATAAAAGTACGTTGTACCTCCTACATTTTCCTGTGGCCGTCGAGATTAATATCGTCATTACGGAAAATTGACGTGATTTACCTGATATGCTGCTAGGGCAATATTGTTTCCTGATACATCATGTGACATAGGCGAACAGCTGTTAACTCGGTTCGGTGACGTTGACTGACTGGTAGAATTGTCAGTGTGCTCGATTCCACTAGAAACGCATCGAATTGGAGTAGCATCTAGTGTTGGAGTAAAAGAGTTGAAAATGTTTGGTGAAGCTGAAATTATTCATATAAACAACTAGAAAAGAAaccaatataaataaattactacaCTATTTTGAAATTCAACAATGAGAGCTGCAGATAATGATGACAAAGGTCAATGAGGCTAGTAATGACGCTAAAAAGCGCAAAAAATTCACAGCCACtcgagtaaaaaataattaaaaaaaaaaaaacattcactGTAGCATTTAACCAACAAAAAATCGTTAAAGTAAGAGATAATTTAGAAACAGATGTTCAAGGAAAAAATACCTGGAGCACTTGAAACAAGGCTTGCTCCGCCAATGCATTGGGGGTTGGATAACGTTTTCTTAGGAGTGATTGACGATTCAATGTTCAATTTGCTTTGGAAAGTCTGGTGTAAATTGTTTGGACTTGAGTTTTGTATGTTCTACAAAAAAACTTGTATCACATCTTGTCAGACAGATTATGTAAGTTACCATATAATTCGCTAATTTAGATTCCTGAGGAACCCCATTTGTTTGCGTAAACCGGTAATAAACTTGATGATCCATTAAATTTCTTGGAACAAAGTCATGTAACAATATTGTAATCTTTTTTCATCACTAACATACCTTTCTAATAAAAACCATCTGACGGAAACATTCTAGTCGTAAATAAAACTTTCAAGAAATCGTTTCTTCTTTGAACCttttctgaaaatttaaagaatagGTTAAtctttatttactttatttgACACCTGAAAATTTGCTGAAAATAAACGCCATTTTGTTTGTGTTCATTTGACTTTGTCGCCGtcgcaaaaaatcaaaataatttcaattgaTCGATCTCGCTAAGCCCGAAAAACTGAACTACCAGAAAACTATGAAATTACCTGCGAATGTGTGTTAAAATGATAAcaatatcaattttaaaataaaaaacataaacatgAAAATGGTTAATAACGCAAACGCACCTTTTCTCAATGTTGGTAGATTTGGGTTGGCAACATTTTTAGcggtaatttacaaaattcagATTTTCCGTCCTTGCGGACCTTATCAGGAGTATGTCgatcaaagaaaaaatacGACTGCACTCAAATTCTAATTCCTTGTTTGTTCGTGATATTATCGACTAACGTATCTGTGTCAAAATGGTGATACAACACAACAATTAAAAAGCGACGTGATTTCCATAAATTATCGCCTAATTGAACTTTCACTCTTTTTGGACCACACATCTGGGCAAAAAACCAATGAAACTCTCACAATTTCGTTATATTTCTACCACATATAAAAAATCGAGTTGTATAAACTTTTGTTATTGTACTAATGGTGTTGCGACATCTGCCGCATGAGTATTCATATGCGTTCGAAGGCAATGAGCTTGTATGAAACCTTTCCCGCAGACATTACAAACATGCGGCGTCTCTCCCGTGTGGATCCTCTTGTGCACCTTCAAGTTTGTACTCCTGGTGAACCTCCGCCCGCACACTTCGCATTCGTGGTTCTTATCGCCAGTGTGGATCATCATGTGTCTTTTTCGCTCAGAACTGAACGTAAACTTCTTGCCACAAACCGAGCACTCGAACGGCCTCGCCGAAGAGTGTCTCTTCCGGTGATTCCTCAAAGCCCCAGCTCTGCTAAACGCGGCCCCGCATTCCGGACAGACGTGGTCGCGGCGATCGGAGTGTCCAGCCTCGTGCGATCGCAGCGCCGACTGTTGGGTGAAACCCCTGCCGCAAGAACTGCAAGTGTAGGGTCGCTCCCCCGTGTGGAGTCTCCGGTGTACCGACAAGTTCCCTCTGAGGACGAAAGACATGCCGCAAATCTCGCAAGTGTGTTTTTTCACCCCAGAATGGACCTGGACGTGCAGGCGCAGGTTGGCTTTTTTGAAGAACGCCTTGTCGCAGAGGGAACAAGTGAACGTCTTCAAGTGCGAGTGCACCTGTTCCATGTGTTTGGAGAGTACGCTGGGGCTGGTAGGTTTGAAACTGCAATAGCTGCAAGTCCGTGGAGGAGCGTTGTGCTTTCTCTGATGCTTCAACATGCTCGTGCGGTATTGAAACACTTTGTCGCAATACCCGCAAGTTCTTTTCTTTACGTTGTCGCAGTCTGTGTCTGCACCGTGCTGCTTTTTGTGGGATCTGTACTCGTCGACGGTGTGAAATGTGAATTCGCAAGTGgagcatttaaatttttggattttcaGATGTTTTATTAGATTCTTTTTCGTGGAGAAACTCTCGCTGCAACTGTGGCAAGAGTGTTTCTCGTCGTTGCCTTCGATTTTGATCTGAATTGTTTCCTCCTCGTCGTTCTCCGAATCTAGTTTTGGAATTTCTTCTGTGGGGTCTGTGGTTTTAAGAGAACCACAGGACGTAGGTCTTATGTGGCTCTTTTCATCCACTGAATCTTTAACTGACTCTTCCGGTCTGACGTCAGTGACTACTTTACGTGTACAGGGTTTTGAAGGTGTTGACGATTCTCTTTTGCTGTAGGTggtttgtaaatatttgtctGAAGATTCACACTGAACTCTAAATAAATGCGATTTGACCGCTGCATCTTTGCAGGTTTCACATATTCGTTGTGGAAACTCATCTGTATCCGatatctgaaaaaaaaaaaaaaacaaaaatagaagaacTACATTTTTTGACGTCTTCTTATTATTGGAGGTCTTCagccaaaaatataaattttgataaaagttTAACGTTGGGCTTAGATCAGCGTGAATTTATAAGTCAAGAATAGACAGGTCAAGTACAACACTCAAGGGCATGTTCGAAGTTTTGTCTAAATTTCGAAATCAAAAACTTTGATAAAACTGGCTGACAATTACGTCATGCATGTTATTCTCTTTTTGCTCTCAAAAactcaataaatatttttttcttaagtttttAATTCCAATAAATGATTTGCAACATGTTTTATTGACACACTTGTGTTTATCTGATCAACCTTCAGGTTTATTTTGCGCAGCataaaaacaccaatattgaTATTTTCTCTTCAATTGGATACTAAACAACTagcgataaaatttaattttcacacATGTCCAGCGTATGGTGTAAAGATCTGTATAATACTTATCAAGTGCatcttaaaaaatgttttggaaatataaaaatatgtagtagGTACCTAATGAGCTTtatttgccctacgggctttctGATTCCTGTTTACAATTTCATACAaacataaaatatataaaaatatgcaaatttgtCGATTATCTAGACCACATGTTTTGGTTATAATctactttttgaaatttgaaattctgCTGTGAGAAAAAGAAGTGTTTTTTAGTCACGTGATGACCTTGTAGATTGCACCTTATCGTGGTCCGTCGACTAATTTACAGATTAATAAACACTTCGGCAATATAATCAGACCTGTTTACGATTTAACCGGTAAGGTTATTCAAGTAATTATCGATATAAACAgctttgttaatttattggaACCTGTTGGTAAAAATCGAGTCATTCTTACCTGCACAGAAGCacaacttaaaattaattcgGTCAAGGACAAACTAACATCACCAATTTCGATATATTTCGACAGCGCATTTAATTCTACACACATTTGAAGACAAGTCCTGCACCTTCTGTCGATATCttcgaaaatattttccaatttttctggTTCACAATCAGCCATATTTGTATGTAAATGTCAACAAACAACTCTTTGCATATCATAATCCAAAACTCGTATGCATGCAACAGCTGTTCCGAAATGCACCGCTTTTATTTTGCAGGAAGTTGCAAGTCCAGGCGATGACGTCTGCCGCTTCAGTGGCTGAAGAACTGTTGAAATGTACCAATTTCGCCGCTGAGAAACATAAAAATCAACGTCGAAAAAATCCGGACAAGACGCCTTACATTAACCATCCGATTGGAGTGGCATATATTTTAACCAACGAGGCCAAAATCAGCGACCTCGCAGTTTTGCAAGCTGCGCTTCTGCACGATACGGTTGAAGACACCGATACAACATTTGAAGAGATTGAAATGATATTTGGGAAGAGTGTCAGAGGAATAGTTGAAGAAGTGACAGATGACAAAACACTGCCTAAACACGAGAGGAAACGGTTACAAATTGAGCACGCTCCGGGATCTTCCAAGGAGGCTAAACTCGTGAAGTTGGCAGACAAATTGTACAATCTACGTGACTTGGAAGCTTGTACTCCGGAAGGTTGGTCCGAGCAAAGGGTTCAAGAGTATTTTGAGTGGAGCAAGAAAGTGGTTGAAGGTTTGAGAGGCACAAATCGAAGCATGGAGCGAAGTTtggatcaaatttttttaaggaGGAACGTTCTGCAgtagttttttaattatgcaagTGACGTCGGGTTTTAAGTGCAGTCCGCATAATTTGCGGTagacatatttaaaatttaggttatgtgtatTTAAAACATGGACACTTTCAGTGTCTTTTGAgagatataaaaattaattcataagAAGTATTAAATATGAAGGAAGTCAAACATCATAAGCAACATAATCTGTGTCAGACAAGACCTGCATACAGACAAGGTAGGAGATTAACTGCTATCAAGTCATACACAGTTAGTTCAGAGtcacaacatttatttatatatgGAGTACCAAAAATCAACTTGCACAGTGAACTAAAAAGTTTATGTTCAAAGTATggaaaaatcataaaaatgCATTTAGTAGCAGACCacaaaactgaaattttcaCTGAATGCTTTCATGTagtttatgaaaaaattgaaatagcaAGAAAGGCAAAACGAATGTTGGACAACAGATCCTTTTATGGTGGCATTTTACACGTCTGTTACACTCCTGAATATGAATCAGTGGAAGAAACAAGAAATAAACTCCAGTTACGAAATCAGAGTATATTACAGTACAAGAGTTGAAGAAAGACGTTGTTTGTAGATTAAGTGGCAGTGTTTATAAGTGCCTACCTAGTTAATTCTGTAACAATCCAAGTAAATATTATTGTTATCGCGCtttgtgtaaataaaaaacagtaataaaaatatttttatcattttggtttattattgGCTTATCTACTTACATTTCGCATTATGTCTCAATCTACAATAGTTAATTCTTTTGAAACTCATAACTTGTCATGGTGTTGAACAAAACAGTTGAATGAACTGTCGCGGCCTAAATTTGCGAGTTTATTTCATTGTAAAAATAGAGTATTGTAAAAAGTATAACAAATTGGAACGATTCTtgcgtaaaaatttaaagatgCTACATCTGTTGCCCTTAATTGCACGCACGGACACATCAAAAACATCAACGTAACAAAATGACTAGTAATAAAAATTCATACAAAATATCATCCTTCAGTGTGTACTAATAACATTATACAATTTCCCAATCTGTCAAAGAATTATCTGAAAGTGAGGTATCGTTCTTAACGTTCAACTGAATATCAGCTAATTTCCAATCGATCGGAATGTTCAAACATGCTGCAAACAGATTATCAGAAAGATTTACCCACCGATAGCCTAACCTACCAGGAGTTGCAACGCTGGTGGCGGTAGAACCACTCTGACTTTGTTCCGGCGGTGGGCTACAGTTGCTAGagattttagtgattttaacGGTCGACTGTTGGTAACAGTCGTCACTAATTTCTGGAATGCTACTTTCCGCATTAGATAAACTAACACTAAGTTGACTTTCAGGTATATCATTTTCATCATCACAGCTTTCATTATTTTCTTGTAATTTATCTAgcgatattttaattttgtccaaGTTTAAAATGTCGGCaagaattttttctttgtattcGATATCGTTCTGAAT encodes:
- the LOC138141269 gene encoding zinc finger protein 260-like translates to MADCEPEKLENIFEDIDRRCRTCLQMCVELNALSKYIEIGDVSLSLTELILSCASVQISDTDEFPQRICETCKDAAVKSHLFRVQCESSDKYLQTTYSKRESSTPSKPCTRKVVTDVRPEESVKDSVDEKSHIRPTSCGSLKTTDPTEEIPKLDSENDEEETIQIKIEGNDEKHSCHSCSESFSTKKNLIKHLKIQKFKCSTCEFTFHTVDEYRSHKKQHGADTDCDNVKKRTCGYCDKVFQYRTSMLKHQRKHNAPPRTCSYCSFKPTSPSVLSKHMEQVHSHLKTFTCSLCDKAFFKKANLRLHVQVHSGVKKHTCEICGMSFVLRGNLSVHRRLHTGERPYTCSSCGRGFTQQSALRSHEAGHSDRRDHVCPECGAAFSRAGALRNHRKRHSSARPFECSVCGKKFTFSSERKRHMMIHTGDKNHECEVCGRRFTRSTNLKVHKRIHTGETPHVCNVCGKGFIQAHCLRTHMNTHAADVATPLVQ
- the Mesh1 gene encoding guanosine-3',5'-bis(diphosphate) 3'-pyrophosphohydrolase MESH1, with product MKLQVQAMTSAASVAEELLKCTNFAAEKHKNQRRKNPDKTPYINHPIGVAYILTNEAKISDLAVLQAALLHDTVEDTDTTFEEIEMIFGKSVRGIVEEVTDDKTLPKHERKRLQIEHAPGSSKEAKLVKLADKLYNLRDLEACTPEGWSEQRVQEYFEWSKKVVEGLRGTNRSMERSLDQIFLRRNVLQ
- the LOC138141275 gene encoding RNA-binding protein 48-like, whose protein sequence is MKEVKHHKQHNLCQTRPAYRQGRRLTAIKSYTVSSESQHLFIYGVPKINLHSELKSLCSKYGKIIKMHLVADHKTEIFTECFHVVYEKIEIARKAKRMLDNRSFYGGILHVCYTPEYESVEETRNKLQLRNQSILQYKS